One region of uncultured Sulfurimonas sp. genomic DNA includes:
- a CDS encoding glutamate synthase subunit beta has translation MKEYLTTERIDPAKRLVIERTKDFGEIYEIFDHKEAATQSERCIQCGDPFCLNKCPLHNYIPQWLKAVAEKDLEFAFKLSNEPSPFPEVMGRVCPHDRLCEGDCTLNDGHGAITIGSIETHITEDGFKAGYKPEFPGVTTDKSVAIIGSGPAGLSAATYLLRSGIAVTMYERSDRAGGLLTYGIPNFKLDKKIVERRVKLLEEAGLKLVLNCEVGKDIDFEEIANTHDAMFIGVGATKAKKASLAGEQASNVYEAMDYLTAMQRKNFKLPYDKKFDFKDLNVVVIGGGDTAMDCLRTAKREEARRVTCLYRRDANNMPGSKKEYKNAMEEGVDFTFNASPKEIILSEGSKAIAVEIIKTTLGAKDESGRQKMEEVKGSESRINADVVIMSLGFNPEIPSFLAENGIETNSWGGIIINEETHETTTSGIYAGGDCYRGADLVVTAAYDGREAARSIAKSLLK, from the coding sequence ATGAAAGAATATTTAACAACTGAAAGAATTGACCCTGCCAAAAGATTGGTAATTGAGAGAACAAAAGACTTTGGTGAAATTTATGAAATATTTGATCATAAAGAAGCGGCTACACAAAGTGAAAGATGTATTCAATGTGGTGACCCATTTTGTTTAAATAAGTGTCCACTTCACAACTATATTCCTCAATGGTTAAAGGCTGTTGCTGAAAAAGATTTGGAATTTGCTTTTAAATTGTCAAATGAACCATCTCCTTTCCCAGAAGTTATGGGTAGAGTTTGTCCACATGATAGACTTTGTGAAGGTGATTGTACTCTAAATGATGGACATGGTGCTATTACTATTGGTTCTATAGAGACACATATTACTGAAGATGGTTTTAAAGCTGGTTATAAGCCAGAATTTCCAGGTGTTACTACAGATAAAAGTGTAGCTATTATAGGAAGTGGACCTGCTGGTTTATCTGCTGCTACTTATCTTCTTCGCTCAGGTATCGCTGTAACAATGTATGAAAGAAGTGATCGTGCTGGCGGTCTTTTGACTTATGGTATTCCTAATTTTAAACTAGATAAAAAAATAGTTGAACGTCGTGTAAAACTGCTTGAAGAAGCTGGTCTTAAACTTGTTCTTAACTGTGAAGTTGGTAAAGATATTGATTTTGAAGAGATAGCAAATACTCATGATGCTATGTTTATTGGAGTTGGTGCTACAAAGGCAAAAAAAGCATCTTTAGCAGGTGAACAAGCTTCTAATGTTTATGAAGCTATGGATTATTTAACTGCAATGCAGAGAAAAAACTTTAAACTTCCATATGACAAAAAGTTTGACTTTAAAGATCTAAATGTTGTTGTAATTGGTGGTGGTGATACTGCTATGGATTGTCTTAGAACTGCAAAAAGAGAAGAAGCTAGAAGAGTTACATGTCTTTATAGAAGAGATGCTAACAATATGCCAGGAAGTAAAAAAGAGTATAAAAATGCTATGGAAGAGGGTGTTGACTTTACTTTTAATGCATCTCCTAAAGAGATTATTTTAAGTGAAGGCTCAAAAGCTATAGCTGTAGAAATCATAAAAACTACACTAGGCGCAAAAGATGAAAGTGGTCGTCAAAAAATGGAAGAAGTAAAAGGTAGTGAATCAAGAATTAATGCTGATGTAGTTATCATGTCTCTTGGATTTAATCCTGAAATACCTTCATTTTTAGCAGAAAATGGCATCGAAACAAATAGTTGGGGTGGAATCATTATAAATGAAGAAACTCATGAAACAACTACTTCTGGCATCTACGCTGGAGGTGACTGTTATAGAGGTGCTGATCTTGTTGTTACAGCAGCATATGATGGTCGTGAAGCAGCCAGAAGCATTGCGAAATCTTTGCTTAAATAA